The genomic interval AGTCGGCAGAGATATTTTCTCTCGCACAATATTCGGATTTCGGATTTCTCTTTTACTCGTCTTTGGGGTGTTGGGTATCTCTGTACCTCTGGGGGCATCGCTTGGATTGCTGGCAGGCTATTTCGGCGGCTGGATCGAACGGATCGTTTCAGGTCTCACCAATGTAATGCTTGCCATTCCTCCCTTGGTGATGGCGCTTGCCATCGGCAATGTGCTCGAACCGAACCTTATCAACGCCATGTTTGCCATCACGTTGATCTGGTGGACCTGGCACGCACGGCTTGTTTATCGCGTTAGCAAGTCCATTTCTGCAGAAGACTATATTGAAGCCGCCCGTATGGCTGGGGCCAGCAATTGGCATATGTTGACGCGGGAAATCTTGCCGAACTGCATCGCAGTCATTTCCGTCAAGACAACGCTTGATGCCGCGTTTGTTATCCTTTTTGGGGCCACGCTGTCGTTCCTTGGACTTGGTGTAAAGCCCCCCATTCCGGATCTTGGGTCTATGGTTGCGGAT from uncultured Cohaesibacter sp. carries:
- a CDS encoding ABC transporter permease, with translation MSVIGSDEKVLSARYMQWYRFSRNPAALVGAVIVISVILAALFAPLIVPHPDHAGAVVDFRSRHVAPDMSHWFGTDKVGRDIFSRTIFGFRISLLLVFGVLGISVPLGASLGLLAGYFGGWIERIVSGLTNVMLAIPPLVMALAIGNVLEPNLINAMFAITLIWWTWHARLVYRVSKSISAEDYIEAARMAGASNWHMLTREILPNCIAVISVKTTLDAAFVILFGATLSFLGLGVKPPIPDLGSMVADGRQFLPEKWWEVLAPGFAIFYATLGFNLLGDGLRDMFDVEA